From the genome of Desulfatibacillum aliphaticivorans DSM 15576, one region includes:
- a CDS encoding alpha/beta fold hydrolase has protein sequence MNLLWDRFVRVNGVRIHYTELPGPGEDVLLIHGFASSSYTWQEMAPLLHKQGYNVWALDLKGFGYSEKPKSGKYDPFSLMEDVVDWMDAVGLEKAVIVGNSLGGGIASLMSLVYPEKVSKLVLINALAPYDIPHPLIIRLSHFPLAPRLAGLVVTREVVRYYLKQVFYNPRFVTPEKVQAYYEPLRSPGCLYAQTLAARAMDPKPFLRFMGDGYSVKAPVLVIWGEDDRWIPLHYGQQLLEQNMGSGTFVVLPECGHMPQEEKPVDTAKAILDFMKDVPIVQVGDTPYCHVEYIAGAPEQARPSILETNKMDEGSLLAGNPG, from the coding sequence ATGAATCTGTTATGGGATCGATTCGTGCGTGTGAATGGGGTGCGGATTCATTATACGGAGCTGCCCGGCCCAGGAGAGGACGTGCTTTTGATTCACGGATTCGCGTCCTCGTCCTACACCTGGCAGGAGATGGCGCCCCTCCTTCACAAGCAGGGCTATAACGTGTGGGCCCTGGATCTGAAGGGCTTCGGCTATTCCGAAAAGCCCAAAAGCGGCAAGTACGACCCGTTCAGCCTCATGGAGGACGTGGTGGACTGGATGGACGCCGTGGGCCTGGAAAAGGCCGTGATTGTGGGCAATTCGTTGGGCGGGGGCATCGCGTCGCTCATGTCCCTGGTGTATCCGGAAAAAGTGAGCAAGCTGGTGCTGATTAACGCCCTGGCGCCTTACGACATCCCCCACCCTCTGATCATCCGGCTCTCTCATTTTCCCCTGGCGCCGCGTCTGGCCGGCCTGGTCGTGACTCGGGAAGTGGTGCGGTATTACCTCAAACAGGTGTTTTACAACCCCAGGTTCGTCACGCCGGAAAAGGTGCAGGCCTATTACGAGCCTTTACGGTCTCCCGGCTGCCTGTACGCACAGACCCTGGCGGCCCGGGCCATGGATCCCAAGCCGTTCCTGCGTTTCATGGGCGACGGGTATTCGGTCAAGGCGCCGGTGCTGGTGATATGGGGCGAGGACGACCGTTGGATTCCCTTGCATTACGGCCAACAGCTATTGGAACAGAACATGGGGAGCGGAACCTTTGTGGTTTTGCCGGAGTGCGGACACATGCCCCAGGAGGAAAAGCCCGTAGATACGGCCAAAGCGATTTTGGATTTTATGAAGGACGTCCCCATTGTTCAGGTGGGAGACACGCCGTACTGCCATGTGGAGTACATTGCCGGGGCGCCGGAGCAGGCGCGCCCAAGCATATTGGAAACAAACAAGATGGACGAGGGGTCCCTGCTCGCGGGAAATCCGGGTTAA
- a CDS encoding TetR family transcriptional regulator, producing MGFKEEQKRQRRIVSQSLMEGALQLSAEEGYASLSLRSVARKAGIAPTSFYRHFRDMDELGLALVDQAAELLHPALEKALDGMEYAAPGKNAEPAQIAEALEGVVSPFVECFFEVTAENQNLFRLFFQERTGSSRALRESAAQEFEKSAQALWERMDSLDMDFGEDRENGPALAMAMLNLAAAAAQETLCRESDAWPEAKARTARECVFMLLGALLS from the coding sequence ATGGGTTTTAAGGAAGAGCAAAAACGCCAGCGTCGGATCGTCAGCCAAAGTTTGATGGAAGGGGCTCTCCAGCTCAGTGCGGAAGAGGGTTACGCCAGCTTGAGCCTCCGGTCCGTGGCGCGTAAGGCGGGCATTGCGCCCACTTCGTTTTATCGCCATTTCCGCGATATGGACGAACTGGGGCTGGCCCTGGTGGACCAGGCTGCAGAGCTTTTGCATCCGGCTTTGGAAAAGGCCCTGGACGGTATGGAATACGCCGCACCGGGCAAAAACGCCGAGCCGGCTCAGATCGCCGAAGCCTTAGAGGGCGTTGTTTCTCCTTTTGTTGAGTGCTTTTTTGAAGTAACGGCCGAAAATCAAAACCTGTTTCGCCTGTTTTTCCAGGAAAGAACCGGCAGTTCCCGAGCCTTGCGGGAATCGGCCGCCCAGGAGTTTGAAAAATCCGCCCAGGCCTTGTGGGAGCGGATGGACTCTTTGGACATGGATTTCGGCGAAGACCGGGAAAACGGCCCGGCTCTGGCCATGGCCATGCTGAATCTGGCGGCCGCTGCAGCCCAGGAAACGCTTTGCCGGGAATCCGATGCATGGCCCGAGGCCAAAGCGCGGACGGCCCGGGAGTGCGTGTTTATGCTTCTGGGCGCCCTGCTCTCTTAA
- a CDS encoding Hsp20/alpha crystallin family protein, translating to MNGLLPLISGSYNLRQPNFNTLDKLLLRKSLLDNLGGARAKEAWSPAMDAVERENDYVIQMEVPGMEKKDIDITIDQGVLTVKGEKGRENGEDDVRLHIGERRYGAFTKAVRLPESVDAAAVTATTKNGILTITLPKAEEEKPRQIKVGV from the coding sequence ATGAATGGACTGCTGCCGTTGATTTCAGGAAGCTACAACCTGAGACAGCCGAATTTCAACACACTGGATAAACTTCTCCTGCGCAAGAGCCTGTTGGATAACCTGGGCGGCGCCCGAGCCAAAGAAGCCTGGAGCCCGGCCATGGACGCCGTGGAGCGGGAAAACGACTACGTCATCCAAATGGAAGTCCCGGGCATGGAGAAAAAGGATATCGACATAACCATCGACCAGGGCGTGCTCACCGTAAAAGGCGAAAAAGGCCGTGAAAACGGCGAGGATGATGTCAGGCTGCACATTGGGGAAAGGCGTTACGGCGCTTTCACCAAGGCCGTGAGGCTGCCCGAATCCGTGGACGCGGCCGCCGTAACCGCAACCACCAAAAACGGGATTTTGACCATCACCCTTCCCAAAGCGGAAGAGGAAAAACCCAGGCAGATTAAGGTGGGAGTATAA
- a CDS encoding SDR family NAD(P)-dependent oxidoreductase, with protein sequence MAVSMFDLTGKVALVTGGNGGIGLGMAKAMAQAGADICVWGRKPEANAKAEEELKAFGTKVLALQCDVSNEEQVEACFAEAVDKLGKVDACFANAGVGARGTPFHKTTTEEWNQIMSINLDGVFYTFRAAAKHMVERGEGGSLVATSSLSAISGMARGEHYASTKGALLSMCRGLAVEYGKYGIRANAIIPGWIETSITDGWFETEGFQKKVLPRIPARRWGQPEDFGGIAVYFASDASAYHSGDMVIIDGAYINF encoded by the coding sequence ATGGCGGTGTCTATGTTCGATCTGACAGGAAAAGTTGCACTGGTGACCGGCGGGAACGGCGGCATTGGCCTGGGAATGGCCAAGGCCATGGCCCAGGCGGGCGCGGATATTTGCGTCTGGGGCCGGAAGCCCGAAGCCAACGCCAAGGCCGAGGAAGAGCTCAAGGCCTTTGGAACCAAGGTCCTGGCCCTGCAGTGCGACGTCTCCAACGAAGAGCAGGTGGAAGCCTGCTTTGCCGAGGCCGTGGACAAGCTGGGCAAGGTGGACGCCTGCTTCGCCAACGCCGGCGTCGGCGCCCGGGGAACCCCGTTCCACAAAACCACCACCGAAGAGTGGAACCAGATCATGAGCATCAACCTGGACGGCGTGTTTTACACCTTCCGGGCCGCCGCCAAGCATATGGTGGAGAGGGGCGAAGGAGGGTCTTTGGTGGCCACTTCCAGCCTTTCCGCAATTTCCGGCATGGCGAGGGGCGAGCATTACGCCTCCACCAAGGGTGCGCTTCTTTCCATGTGCAGGGGCCTTGCCGTGGAATACGGAAAATACGGAATCCGCGCTAACGCCATTATTCCGGGCTGGATCGAAACCAGCATTACGGACGGCTGGTTCGAGACCGAAGGATTCCAGAAAAAGGTTTTGCCCCGGATTCCCGCCAGAAGGTGGGGACAACCGGAGGATTTCGGGGGGATAGCCGTTTATTTCGCCTCGGACGCCAGCGCCTACCACTCCGGCGACATGGTGATCATAGACGGCGCGTACATCAATTTCTAA